A genomic segment from Ciconia boyciana chromosome 5, ASM3463844v1, whole genome shotgun sequence encodes:
- the UCHL1 gene encoding ubiquitin carboxyl-terminal hydrolase isozyme L1, which produces MAWQPMEINPEMLNKVLSRLGVGPGWRFVDVLGFEEEALGAVPAPACALLLLFPLTEQHENFRKQQTEKIKDQEISSKVYFLKQTVSNSCGTIGLIHAVANNKDKLKLDEGSALKKFLDETADLSPEERAKHFANNKAIQEVHNSVAQEGQCRVEDNSLNFHFILFVNVDGNLYELDGRMPFPVNHGTSSDDLLLKDSAKICRQFTEREKGEVRFSAVAFCKSA; this is translated from the exons ATGGCCTGGCAGCCTATGGAGATCAACCCCGAG ATGCTGAACAAA GTGCTGTCCCGCCTCGGGGTGGGTCCCGGCTGGCGCTTCGTGGACGTGCTGGGTTTCGAGGAGGAGGCGCTGGGCGCCGTGCCGGCCCCGGCCTGTGCGCTGCTCCTGCTGTTCCCCCTCACGGAGCAG CATGAGAACTTCAGGAAACAACAgactgagaaaataaaggacCAAGAAATCAGTTCCAAGGTGTATTTCCTGAAGCAGACAGTCAGTAACTCCTGTGGGACAATTGGTCTGATACACGCAGTTGCTAATAATAAAGACAAACTGAAGCTTG ATGAGGGGTCTGCCCTGAAGAAGTTCCTTGATGAAACAGCTGATCTGTCTCCTGAAGAGAGAGCtaagcattttgcaaataataaG GCTATACAAGAAGTCCACAATTCGGTTGCACAAGAAGGACAATGTCGG GTTGAGGACAACAGTCTGAACTTCCACTTCATCCTGTTTGTCAATGTGGATGGAAATCTGTATGAATTGG ATGGGCGTATGCCATTTCCTGTAAACCATGGCACAAGCTCAGATGACTTGCTATTGAAG gaCTCTGCTAAGATCTGCAGACAATTTACAGAACGTGAAAAAGGGGAAGTTCGTTTTTCTGCTGTGGCTTTCTGCAAGTCTGCCTGA